In the Glycine max cultivar Williams 82 chromosome 19, Glycine_max_v4.0, whole genome shotgun sequence genome, AAGAGCGTTGGTTGGTAGAGGCATTGACAAATAGTTCACCGACGAGATCCTCATTTTatagtaaaatgtaaaaaaggTTTTTGGAATAGGAAGCAAAGTAGCACTTCTAATGAACTATAATTCTATGATGGCTGCTTATTCAAAAGGGAAATcagaaaatttgttttaatgGAGAAGTTAGTCCTATATATCATGATATGTCTTGGAGATGAAGATATATCAGGCCTAGATGGATCTATGTTAAGGCTCCAATTGGATTACATTGtaatagaattaatttttaaaataattgatattttgcattatattgtaatataattaatttcgaAATAATTCATAACAAAACAATTGATCTAAAAAAACCCGGATAAATGCTGTTCGTTTCAACAAATAGCACGAAGTTTTGGGGGGAGTGAATGTATCAAACTGTTCGTGTCAACTTTTAATTACCACAATCTCTGGTAACTTAATTAGTCAATATATGTATGTTGTAACTAGTTACACGAGGCGACTAGCTAGAAGACAGACACAAGACAAATACAAACACAACGGTCATGTCTTGCAAGTTATGCGTCACTCCTCGTGTGTGTCTAAGTCTGAGTTCCAATTTGAACATTGTTAGAATCATAGGCACCCCAAAACCCAACCTATTTCAATCCTTTTTTCTCTAtcactttttttctctcatggttcaaattttacaaaaacattTCGTAAAAtatcttcttttaatttttcaaatatcaatcttaagagaatataataatgaaacaaattctttttttcaatGTTGCTAGAGGTTCTTGGTATGGTGCTTTCTGTTTTGTGTATGAAATTTCCAATATGGACATAACCCAATTAAGTCTCCGTCCCAATATGACACGTGCTTTGACATTAGCTATTGTTTAGTAACATAATTATGAGGTCTTTCattatttcaactttcaagatgCAAATTGCAAACTATTAGgtaattgaattgaaaaacatTTCAATGCCAAATTATGAAGGCGGTGACAGAATAAATAAAGCACTCAATTTGGAAAAGAAAGCTAGCTAACACAAGAAGCTAAGATTTTATGATGGTGCAATAAAGCTATTGATTTGAGTACTTCAGTTGGCTGCGTCATCTTAAAGGAAGATAAAGGACACAAAAGCTCCCATTTGCTTATATTTGACACCAACTCTTAGGTAGCCTTTTGAATAGGTCCATTAAACATGTCTAGAATCTTGTGAGGTTTAGTTAAGGTTAGGGTTAGTAATAATGCATGTGACAAGGAATTACATGGATTTCACCGCCAAACATTGCACATGTATTACCCTTGGTTCATGCATGATTAAATTTGGAAGAACATTTTTAGTAATAAGAAGTAAATATGAATGACATAATCATCTAACAATTCAATCtaactaaatttttattatgttttgtataatttgttggctatgcttttATGAAATTCATAGCATATTAGTCAACCATAGGTTTTATAACAAACAAATACAGGTCTTGGGTTCTATGGAAGGAGGCTCATATGAGAATCCTGATTATAAACCAAACAACTATGACCATTCATTTGATTCTATAAAAACCGACAGGAAAGTCAGACATATCAAGTGACCAATGTGAAAAACCGTCCTTGCTCATTAGgtctaaaaacaaaatcatgtttttaacataatttcttTATTGGACCACGTCTCTGCTCCCCTGCTTGCTCAATAACTTAGATTCTAAAACAAATACGAAACATAATTAAACTATaaagaatgttaaaaaaaacattaatattttatatttttttcatatttggtGAGCTCATAGCACTCCCATCAACCCTTCAACAATAAATGATGTTTTACATTCTTGGGAATGTAAAATACTCACGACTGTGCATTTTAAGAAAACCAAaccatttcttctttcttcaaaaaaaaaaaaagaactaaaccAATAAATGATGTTTTATGGCATAATGACAACACCAGTTACCATTCACTTGGACATGTGTACATAGATGCCACCCAAAACCAGTAATATAAACTTTCAGAGGTTCTCCATCTTTTACTCCTCCATTATTCCATCCCAAAGGAACAGTTGAAATTTCAGTTTGAATAACAGGAGACTCAACTATATGACTGAACTCCACGGATGCCAGCAGCTGCAATGCATGACCAAGCAATTGCTTCAGATGAGGAAACTTTTCTGTAGCTCAATCCCTAAGAAATACGAGGAATCCATTACTTATATGCAAGTCAGATTCTGCgaccaaaaagaaagaaaaagtattaATCCTAGTTGAAACATCAATTAGTGATGCAGAAAGACAAATTAGTAGGATCTGGAACCAGTAAAgtaaatagaaagaaaatttgaaatcaGGGAACATTGTTTAGAGAATATAACTATGAAGTACGAAGCATGAACCTGCAAGGTTTGGACTTTGGAGAGCATGAGGTATACTGATATACTAGCCaagttataaaatataacaaatatacCTCTAGCTTTTCATGAAGACGTCTCCGAACTTTCTAGCTGCAACTGAAGTGCATCTCAAATTTGCAAGCCGCTGCCAATCAAGAACTAGTAATTCAGTTGATTAGAGGAACATCTAATGCCAATATGAAAATAACCATAAGTGGAAGGAAGTACTTGATATTGAGAAGTGGatattcataatttcatattGATAAGGAATATAACACGATGAAGTGGGCCAGCACTCAGAGGACGAACTCAAGGAAAGAATTACATATAATAGCCTAAATTATAGCTAGTAAGTTCAAGCAATCTTTACTAGAAAGAACAAACGTGATTGCAAAATTTTAACAACTAAGggaaactttttttatatagaagaaTCATTATCAGTCATATTCTGCTCTAATCTTAGAGTTCAGCTCCTTtatgcataaaaacaacttacaCAAACTTGTTTTAGCATGACTTGCAGTTTCCTTTCTACACTTCTCAATGAAAGAAACTAGCAAGTAAAAGTACTCAATTTaacttaaacaaaagaaaatgcagaaaggcatatatatatatatatatatatataaaagttaatggAATTTTGTAGCAAAATGGCCGTGGTGATGTGCACTTACTGTGTTGTCAATTCCAGGCGGCTTTCCATGAATGATTTATCACCTTCAAAGGcccatatatgtataaaatctAGTTCTTTCTCCCCAAATGAGAGTCATCCTTGATACATCCAATGAGCAGAATCAGTGAAAGCCATCTAAGCAGCCACAAGTGCCAAaccaaattatataataactgaaaagatttcttctgttttccatAAATCAAGAACACACCTTCATATGTTGCTGCAAAATAGATGGTGAACATTTTAGTTCTAAAAATAGTACCCAATcatagagaattttttttttatagtgagCAATAGCTTAAAAATCAGTCTCAAAGTGGGAAGAGCCCAAGTTCACAGTATCCATAAATTGGGTAGCATCTATGTCACTACAGCAGCTAAAAAGATATGTAATATATCATCAGCAACATGATCAAATTGTATCCATAAATTGAagcagaaaaattgaagaaaaaaacaatggaCTAACCTTGAGGATCAGTTGGCCAGCAAGTGAGCATACTTGATGtgcataatatttattttaatggatAAACTTTATGAAATTCTTACCAGATTAGCCAACCCTGggttttataacaaaaaatacagGACCTGAGTTGAAAGGAAGGAGGCTCCAATAGGAATCTTGACTATCGACCAAACAGCTATGCCATTTGATTCTATAAGAACCTACGGGAAAGTTAGACACATCAAGTGAGCAATGTGAAAACCCCTGCCCTTTCTCATTAGGTCTAAAATCCATAAATGTCTCCACGGCCCTACTATTACCATGGCCCCTACTACGCATGCCAATTCTTCTCTTGCCTGCCGCACTATCCAAGACAAGGCAAAACAACTTCTGGTTCATTTCAACAATTTCATCATCTTTCCAAGCTTCATATCCAGAGTGTGAGTTCCCTGGGGCTTGTCTTTGTCCACATGGGACATGAAGGATGCAGTACAACTTAGTTGACTTAACCAGGAGTTTTGGTGGCACATTCTTCAATTGAAGACAAATATTCAGTGTTAGGTGGGAGCCTTGCGAAACAGATATATCAACCCCATTACTAGAGTCCTTATTGTGGACAAAAAGCTTCGACCCAATGAATGGCCTGCACCAATAATTTGCAAATACAACTCTAGCAGTTTGTCAACTATATATAGGAAACATAATAAACAAACACCAAATTGCCAACTCTTAATCATGGCTTTGattaaaataagaactaaaatggTCCACGCTAGATTTTGCAGATAAGGCtacattataaaataagagtgcactaAATGCACAAAGGTGAACAACAAAGAGAACATCTATTTAACAAACTAAAGCAAACCAATTCACCATAAATACTAGCAAACTAAAGATCATGATTGGGAAACTATTTCTTGAGACTCCAATACAATGTACACAAAAGTAAACTCATCAATTCCTATCAACAATAGTTTATAgctataaaattcattttggcatgaaaaaagaagacatgGAAGGTATTAAAGGAGAACATAATAGTCCAAGCCAGGAtcattataacaaaaaatacatgTAGACGTAGTCTTGATGTTCTTTAGAATTTAAACTTTCATTAAAATGTTTATACTGATACCAGTGTATTATTAATACACATACCTTACTTTGAAGAAGTACCTGGGAAGCCGAAAATGAATGTGCATCCATTTCATCAAAGTATTGAAAGTTAGTGATAAAGCGTTCTCAGTAAACTGAGGTGCAATTTTCTCAAACAAGCGGACAGCACCAGAGATGGCATAACTACAAACATTTAGCACCTCTCTGTCTTTATAACCAATGTTCCAATTTTGGTAACTAGGCAGCGGGGATAAACAGTTCTCATTTGGGTGAAAATAATTCAACAGCAAAGAGAAACTTGCTCGGGTTTCATGATCCACACTCCAAAATAGCCTCCTTAAACTTTGTATTGTCAAAGCCTGTAAATTAGAGGTTTTGCcaccaattaaaattctctGAGAATGTTGGTCTATGTTAGACACTCCAAAAGCAGTTGCAAATGCTAATATTGAACAACTCAGACCATGAGCTGCAAGGACTGCAGAAGTTTCACTGTCCATCCCAATGAAAGATGCTCTAAGTAGATCAAATTCTTCTACTAGTCTGAACAATTGTAAAGAAGCTTGAGTAATATCTTGATAAGATTTCAGGCATTGAAGCTTATCACTACTCTCAATCTCTACCTGATTGAAATTCTGAGCTACATTCAATGAAACTTCCCTCAAAGCTCCAAGCACACCCACTAAATTTTCCAACACTCTAGCTCTTAATGATAAAAACCACCTCTGAAAACAAAATGCTTGAGAACTTGTCACGGACGCTTCTAAAATTTTCAAGGAAGAGAAAACTGCCATATGAGACTGAGTAAGCTGATCATAGTAATTACAATCATTGATACTCCTAGCAAGTCTTGGACATGTATCACCCTTGTAATCACATGATGTTATAGGAAATTTGATAGTCTCCATCAACTCCATTGAGGTGGTTCCCTGTTTTGGTTGACTAAGAAGTTGGATTTTTCCTTCAGAATGAGCATAATGGAATAATGCTTTTAACCAGCTACAGCAAGAATCAGACTTCACTTTCTCTATTAACGTCCTGAATATATTAGTAGCTAGCAACCATTCACCCTGACACGCTGCATGAGCACCAACCTTATAAGCAGTCCAATCATTTGTTCCTGTCAAGACTTTGTTTACAAACATTGTGCAACAACTAGCTAGGTGTGTTTCATCAATCTCATGGACCAAGCCATCACAAATAGGTTGACTGTGCAACAGTAGATGGTACAGTGTGTATGTATAGCAATCAATTAAACTACACTGGCACACAAGTCCAACCAAAATATTCACTTCACTGAACACTTTGGTATTGATAGCACCAActatataaaaattttcaagGAAGGCCACCAGAAATCTGTATATCTTGcagaaaagttttaaaataaaggatTTTTTCTCTTCTGTAAAATTTATGGTCAAAAGAGTTGATGGTACTGCACAATTAGTAGATGCAACAGTCACAAGATATTCAATCACTTGTTTTAAGCTATCAAGTACCAAAGAACCAAGATTAGGGTGTCTTTCAACAATATTTAGAAGAATCTTTAGCAAACCCTGGAgctcttgaaaaattgtcaAATCATTTTGACAACCTTCCAACAATGTCTTCAACAAAAGTTTGATATGATCTTTGATTAGGGAGATAACACGCGATGGCAAAGAACAACAAAAAACTTCGTCAATATCTGCTATATCCTTCGTCCTACAACACAAATCTGCCAGAATACGAATTGACAAACACCTCTTCCTTGAGGCTGGATATTGACTTGCATTCTCAACAACAGTTAGAAGCCTGACAAACTCACGAAGTTCCTTGTGAAGTGAAGAAGGTGGAATTGAAAGAAGAACCTGCCAATCATTTAATGCATGTCAAACAAGTTCATAAatcataacaaataaaaatgagaatttCATTTTGCCAGGTACTAAAATCAAACCTTGTGCAAGACCCTTAGAGCTTTATATTGCATGGCCAATGAAATTTCAGGTCCCTCCATTATGGAAAATAACCCCCGAATTAGACCTAAATTATCTGAGTGTTCATACAATCCTCTTCGGAATAAAAAATGCAAGCATTTTAACGTCGTGTCTTGTACATGTGAAGTTCTGTCTCGGTtgagaaatgaaagaagaaagtcCACCTTAAtccaaatgattaaaaataaattacacaagGAAAGCACCATAGTAATATTTGAATTAGCACTATCATCTGTGCATGCTAAAGCTGGCTATGTGGTGCTTTATTTTATCACGAGCTTTAACTGGCTTACCAACCcttttcaaaggaaaaaatcTAGCAACGAGTTTCACAAACTTCATATGATTGACAACTTTAAAAGAAACACTTTGTCATTTAAAGGGATATTGACAACGACATTGAGAAAATGTTCACCACATCAGAAAATCATATAATAGGATAAAAAGGTACGTACTTGATAAGAGATACAAGGAATTAAAATGCAAGCCAATTTTGAGAGTGAGAATAACATGGCAACCAAAAATTCTTCATCCGAGGAATTTAGTACCAACTCCATACCTGTCTGCATTAAATCAATCACCACATCAGAAAACCAAATATGTGATTGTCCTAAATAGACAAGAAAAAGTAACAAATTTCTTTAGGTCGATTAAGCTTAACAATTGTTGCTATGGTATTTCACAATGCTATTAAATTTAGATACTGACCCTAAGGCACAAATAGTGTGGGATCCATGGGGCAAGGAAAAAACATCAGCCTAGCACAATAAGAATtagttctgtttttttttaatcttattttaaagTCAAGGTTTTTGTTTCAAACAAAAAGTCAATTGTCCAACCTGATTGCTCTATGGCCAAAAGGCAGCAACACACCAAAATATATTGTTCCATAATCCCCGAAGTAGTAGTCCTAAACTTTTGATTAAATTGAACTAGATATTAGTGGAAGGGGTATCTTCTTTGCATTTTGATGTAAGCttagttttataatatattagacCTGGTTGGTTGGAACACAATGTTAAGAACTATTTACAGAAAAAGAGGAtactaatgaaaaaaaagtgtaataaaagTCAGAGAATATAAAATGATCAAATACCTTATATGCTTTATAAGCAACTGAATAAGAAGATTTGCATTTTGCCAAAACTTGAGCTGCATCCAACTTTATAGGCAAAGGCACTGAAGATGAATTCATTATATTGAATAGCATCTCCACTGAAATAGATGCAAAATCATCTGATATCTCACAAATGCACCCAGTGGCATACAAAGATGCTCTCACCTATAAAATCTCAACCCAATATTTCAGATGTATTGATATAGaaaattaatcaattcaaatataataaaagtgtCTTCAAATAAGGTTAGCTAAACATGTCAGAACttagaattaaagaaaattaggaGAGTATTCCAAGGCAATCATCCTCCACATTTTATGAAATGCAAAGGGCAAAATGATAGCCAATCAAGCAATCACTATCATGTGTCAATCCATCCATGTATAGTCATGTAAATCAAATTAAGATTGCAATTTCTTACTTGCAATACAACAGcacaacaaattttttaatcattagaaGAAAACATGAATAGGTACATAGGTATAAAATCGAAGTAAACATTTAACCGAGAGACTTTAATATGATTGGAATTAGAcatctaaaataaaagaaacactaAGACACTTATTTTACCTCACAATCATGAGGAGAAACAAGGCTAGAAAATATCAAGTATCGTATCTGAGCATTGTCTTTCACAAAATCAGCCCAACAACCAAACAGAACCAAAGCCAATGCCTTCGACTTCAATTCCCCACTATCAAAAACAGATTTCACTCTCTTCAACAACTCCAAGTGATTAGCTACTTTGGCCTCTGACAGCAATCCTTTACActgttttttcttctctttatcACGGTGTTTCCGTTCAGACAAGAAAACCCTAACAACTGAAAGTTTTGTCTCTATGTCACCTCCTCTAAAGGCATCAACAAGGCGCAAGAGGATGGTATTGGCAAATAACTTATCTTCACCTGGAACAAGACCAAACATGGCATAGGGAGCAATGCCAAATTCAGGCTCTGTACTCCATTGCTGAAGGCGAGGCTCCATATCTGATATGGCTTTCACAGGAACACCTGATAGTGATAAATTTcaataaccaaaaaaacaaacaaacaaaacacaaaaactaaaacaattttaaCTATAAGGCTTTTGTATGGATTAATGGTACACAGTGAAATGAAGCAGCAATATTTTGGTAGCTACCTTTGTTAGGATTGCCAAAATTCAATGGAATAAAATGGAAGACAATGAcatattgacaaaaaaataaggaaCAAATAAGAGAATTAACTAACCAGGTTTGGTAGATCGGAGACCCATTTCTAGTTGAATGCTCCATTCCATGGCTTGAGCAACGGAAGTTGGTTCCATGGTAGATTATCTTCACCCTACATCAATAAGCGTGGTACCAATAGCAAATATGAATTAATCATTGTTTAGAAAATTTTAGGTAAGAAAATTTGCAATCTATAAAATCACAATTACCTTTGAAGTCAGTGAATTGTAGCATGAATAGAGAGGAAAACAGGGTGCTTGATCAAACAAAAATGCTCTACAGatacaattataaatattatttggttCTTTATAAGGTTTGCTGACTTTCCTCACTTTTTCTCTACTTATTTTTACACAAAAagttctgtttttttgtttcattatatttataaaaaaatgcttttatttttttgaaaaatctcgaaaaataaaatttgacttTGACTGTTTACATTCTAATGCTGTATTATTATATACTcttatttaacttatttttatttaactttttaactaTACCCTTacttaagtgttttttttcttaaaaatcattttaagttATTTCATTCCGGTACTGTGAGGCTATTCACACTCCAcggcttttattttttataacttattcttatttaactttttaataaaatttaaaatcatttaagtTTACTTCctttatatgttaaataaagTATTACAAAAAAAACGAATGTATTACCAAGGGTTTAGCCCTCAGAAATTgtcctatttttatttaatttatttatatttacaaaattaacaatGCCTGGACATATTAATTGTCCTATATTCAAGGAAAACTTAGATCTATAGTTTTAAGGCAAACTTAGAAATCCAATTTTCAACTCAACAAGCAGAATAAGAGAAACTATGATACTTTATAAGGTTCCATTCTAAAAACCCATGCCCCTCCAAATATGATTggtacaaaaaatttatttttcccccTTTCATATTCTTCAGTTACAGAAAGTAACAAGATTTAGGTGAAgttacaaggaaaattcaacaaacacataaaaaagaagatcttttgagctttctcatctactccaaaaaaaaaaaaaggaatatggTACCCAATATTCATGAACTACAGTGATCCATTCATTTACACAGCTCACACTGATTctctctttcttatttttctttcacacATTGCTCAagcaaaacacacacacacactcatatTCAACCCCATTTCTTGTATCACACAAACACTGATTTAAAATGAAACAGATTCCACATCATTGACCAAAATATTCACttcaaaaatgaattaaaactgATTCCATAACGAGAAGAGAGACTGACACACATCAGATGACTAAGAAATCAAAAACGAAATCAAGCAACAGAATCaaacaagaaatataaaaagaaaccctacatcaaaaacaaaatcaatgaaACCAAACaacgaattttaaaaaataacgcagattaattaaatacaaaccGTAACACAAGTTAGCGAAATTAAAATCAGAAACCTGAATCGCAGAGATGAGAGACGCTCTGTACCACTGCGCgtgcgagagagagagagagagcagtGCGAAAAACTTAAATTTCAGTGTAACCGTGGCTGGTTGGAGCACGAAGTAGTCGTGAGGGAGCTCCGTCGAGCGGTCTTTTTGCGCGCTTGCGAGGGAAAGAGAGTTTTAGTATTTTTGCAGGTCTCATTTTATTTCACGGTGGGCTAAGCCCAATATAATGTCCTCTTCCTTGTTTTTTAGACTTGCTATATCCACTCCCTTTCTTTGCTTATCCACTCacctttttaatttgttttctaaaaatgttttctttcaaaaactacACTCCCCTTTTGGGCAATAATGTTACAATGTCATCATTGTTGCATACCCCACCTCAAATTGAACAAATTATCCTCCAAGAAGGCACCAACAAGGAATCTTAAACCGTAACTAAACTAATCCAACTCAGAGTTGGGGTTGCATTCTTTGGAGTAGAAATTATTATTGTCCAACAAAGTTCCCAACATGGCATGAGTGAAATTAGGGTCATTAGGACCACTCTTTGGAAACTCCTCATTagaatcatcaaagttgaatttcataaataataatgatgaatAATGAACAGTTAAgaggagagggaaagaaagataCCATGAAGTTTGCTATGGTAACGAAAGCGGGAATCTTGAAGGTCTCTGATGCGTTGGTGATTCTTTTAAAATTGTCAACAGGGAAGTGTACTTTATAAAACAGGATATTTTTcgaaaacaaattgaaaagaggaagaatAAGGAAAGAAGGGAAAtgaatatagtaaaaaaaatttccacCGAAGTCTTTTTTAAGAGGCATTCATGTTCACAGATCGATCGAATATTAAATATGGATAAATCTTACCATATTTTAGGAGATTAATCTTTACTTTTAATTCCAACTCCTTTTGATATGTATTCCTACTCTTTGATCGATATACTTTTCTCATTCATCTATTTACATAAACTAAATACTTACCAAtagatattatataataaaatccattttgaattttattaat is a window encoding:
- the LOC102663354 gene encoding uncharacterized protein isoform X2 — encoded protein: MEPTSVAQAMEWSIQLEMGLRSTKPGVPVKAISDMEPRLQQWSTEPEFGIAPYAMFGLVPGEDKLFANTILLRLVDAFRGGDIETKLSVVRVFLSERKHRDKEKKKQCKGLLSEAKVANHLELLKRVKSVFDSGELKSKALALVLFGCWADFVKDNAQIRYLIFSSLVSPHDCEVRASLYATGCICEISDDFASISVEMLFNIMNSSSVPLPIKLDAAQVLAKCKSSYSVAYKAYKTGMELVLNSSDEEFLVAMLFSLSKLACILIPCISYQVDFLLSFLNRDRTSHVQDTTLKCLHFLFRRGLYEHSDNLGLIRGLFSIMEGPEISLAMQYKALRVLHKVLLSIPPSSLHKELREFVRLLTVVENASQYPASRKRCLSIRILADLCCRTKDIADIDEVFCCSLPSRVISLIKDHIKLLLKTLLEGCQNDLTIFQELQGLLKILLNIVERHPNLGSLVLDSLKQVIEYLVTVASTNCAVPSTLLTINFTEEKKSFILKLFCKIYRFLVAFLENFYIVGAINTKVFSEVNILVGLVCQCSLIDCYTYTLYHLLLHSQPICDGLVHEIDETHLASCCTMFVNKVLTGTNDWTAYKVGAHAACQGEWLLATNIFRTLIEKVKSDSCCSWLKALFHYAHSEGKIQLLSQPKQGTTSMELMETIKFPITSCDYKGDTCPRLARSINDCNYYDQLTQSHMAVFSSLKILEASVTSSQAFCFQRWFLSLRARVLENLVGVLGALREVSLNVAQNFNQVEIESSDKLQCLKSYQDITQASLQLFRLVEEFDLLRASFIGMDSETSAVLAAHGLSCSILAFATAFGVSNIDQHSQRILIGGKTSNLQALTIQSLRRLFWSVDHETRASFSLLLNYFHPNENCLSPLPSYQNWNIGYKDREVLNVCSYAISGAVRLFEKIAPQFTENALSLTFNTLMKWMHIHFRLPRPFIGSKLFVHNKDSSNGVDISVSQGSHLTLNICLQLKNVPPKLLVKSTKLYCILHVPCGQRQAPGNSHSGYEAWKDDEIVEMNQKLFCLVLDSAAGKRRIGMRSRGHGNSRAVETFMDFRPNEKGQGFSHCSLDVSNFPVGSYRIKWHSCLVDSQDSYWSLLPFNSGPVFFVIKPRVG
- the LOC102663354 gene encoding uncharacterized protein isoform X4; translated protein: MEPTSVAQAMEWSIQLEMGLRSTKPGVPVKAISDMEPRLQQWSTEPEFGIAPYAMFGLVPGEDKLFANTILLRLVDAFRGGDIETKLSVVRVFLSERKHRDKEKKKQCKGLLSEAKVANHLELLKRVKSVFDSGELKSKALALVLFGCWADFVKDNAQIRYLIFSSLVSPHDCEVRASLYATGCICEISDDFASISVEMLFNIMNSSSVPLPIKLDAAQVLAKCKSSYSVAYKAYKTGMELVLNSSDEEFLVAMLFSLSKLACILIPCISYQVDFLLSFLNRDRTSHVQDTTLKCLHFLFRRGLYEHSDNLGLIRGLFSIMEGPEISLAMQYKALRVLHKVLLSIPPSSLHKELREFVRLLTVVENASQYPASRKRCLSIRILADLCCRTKDIADIDEVFCCSLPSRVISLIKDHIKLLLKTLLEGCQNDLTIFQELQGLLKILLNIVERHPNLGSLVLDSLKQVIEYLVTVASTNCAVPSTLLTINFTEEKKSFILKLFCKIYRFLVAFLENFYIVGAINTKVFSEVNILVGLVCQCSLIDCYTYTLYHLLLHSQPICDGLVHEIDETHLASCCTMFVNKVLTGTNDWTAYKVGAHAACQGEWLLATNIFRTLIEKVKSDSCCSWLKALFHYAHSEGKIQLLSQPKQGTTSMELMETIKFPITSCDYKGDTCPRLARSINDCNYYDQLTQSHMAVFSSLKILEASVTSSQAFCFQRWFLSLRARVLENLVGVLGALREVSLNVAQNFNQVEIESSDKLQCLKSYQDITQASLQLFRLVEEFDLLRASFIGMDSETSAVLAAHGLSCSILAFATAFGVSNIDQHSQRILIGGKTSNLQALTIQSLRRLFWSVDHETRASFSLLLNYFHPNENCLSPLPSYQNWNIGYKDREVLNVCSYAISGAVRLFEKIAPQFTENALSLTFNTLMKWMHIHFRLPRYFFKVRPFIGSKLFVHNKDSSNGVDISVSQGSHLTLNICLQLKNVPPKLLVKSTKLYCILHVPCGQRQAPGNSHSGYEAWKDDEIVEMNQKLFCLVLDSAAGKRRIGMRSRGHGSYRIKWHSCLVDSQDSYWSLLPFNSGPVFFVIKPRVG
- the LOC102663354 gene encoding uncharacterized protein isoform X3, with protein sequence MEPTSVAQAMEWSIQLEMGLRSTKPGVPVKAISDMEPRLQQWSTEPEFGIAPYAMFGLVPVVRVFLSERKHRDKEKKKQCKGLLSEAKVANHLELLKRVKSVFDSGELKSKALALVLFGCWADFVKDNAQIRYLIFSSLVSPHDCEVRASLYATGCICEISDDFASISVEMLFNIMNSSSVPLPIKLDAAQVLAKCKSSYSVAYKAYKTGMELVLNSSDEEFLVAMLFSLSKLACILIPCISYQVDFLLSFLNRDRTSHVQDTTLKCLHFLFRRGLYEHSDNLGLIRGLFSIMEGPEISLAMQYKALRVLHKVLLSIPPSSLHKELREFVRLLTVVENASQYPASRKRCLSIRILADLCCRTKDIADIDEVFCCSLPSRVISLIKDHIKLLLKTLLEGCQNDLTIFQELQGLLKILLNIVERHPNLGSLVLDSLKQVIEYLVTVASTNCAVPSTLLTINFTEEKKSFILKLFCKIYRFLVAFLENFYIVGAINTKVFSEVNILVGLVCQCSLIDCYTYTLYHLLLHSQPICDGLVHEIDETHLASCCTMFVNKVLTGTNDWTAYKVGAHAACQGEWLLATNIFRTLIEKVKSDSCCSWLKALFHYAHSEGKIQLLSQPKQGTTSMELMETIKFPITSCDYKGDTCPRLARSINDCNYYDQLTQSHMAVFSSLKILEASVTSSQAFCFQRWFLSLRARVLENLVGVLGALREVSLNVAQNFNQVEIESSDKLQCLKSYQDITQASLQLFRLVEEFDLLRASFIGMDSETSAVLAAHGLSCSILAFATAFGVSNIDQHSQRILIGGKTSNLQALTIQSLRRLFWSVDHETRASFSLLLNYFHPNENCLSPLPSYQNWNIGYKDREVLNVCSYAISGAVRLFEKIAPQFTENALSLTFNTLMKWMHIHFRLPRYFFKVRPFIGSKLFVHNKDSSNGVDISVSQGSHLTLNICLQLKNVPPKLLVKSTKLYCILHVPCGQRQAPGNSHSGYEAWKDDEIVEMNQKLFCLVLDSAAGKRRIGMRSRGHGNSRAVETFMDFRPNEKGQGFSHCSLDVSNFPVGSYRIKWHSCLVDSQDSYWSLLPFNSGPVFFVIKPRVG